Part of the Leptolyngbya sp. KIOST-1 genome, TGATGTTGGTTGGATCTTCAAAATCCATGGTGTAGGACATGCCAGAGCACCCCCCCTGGCGTACCCCCACCCGCAGGCAGAGTGCTTTATTGCCCTGGGATTCCTGGAGTGCCTTGACGTGCCGCAGGGCCGTCTCTGACATTAAAATGCCTCGGGTTTGTTCAGTGGCTTGGGCCATTGCAACCTTGTAGTTTTAGGACAACAACATCTCTAATGATAAACAGACTCACCCCCAACCAGAACGGGAGCGGCCAAATTGTTTTGAAATCTAACACTTTCGCGCCCTGGACTTAGCCGTTGCCGCCAAGAATTTCTATAGTTTATAGCAGCCGCCCGGGGGGGCGCGGGGCTGTCTCAGCGCCGGCGCTGTTAGGCCGATACCTGCGGCGTGCAGGCGGCGATCGCCCCAGGCCAGCGGGCAGAGTGGGCGTTTGGCTACTAAACTTGGCTATGCTGGCCACAGCTAATGGCTTGAGCGAGCCGAGGCACCCCACCCGTTTTCCCTGGGCCTCTGGCTTCCCAGACTTTCACGCCAATTTCCCTCCGCCCTTGTTACTCTTAGCCCATGACCCGACTGAACCGCATCACCCTAGATCGCCTCAAGCGGCTGCCTCGCGTGGCCAGCGTTTGGGAGGGCGATCGCCGTTCGGTCGGCGGGTTCATGGATGACGAAGGCGGCCTGCGCCAGCGCCACAGCGAAACCAGCGACTGCATTCTCTGGGTGGACAGCAGCCACGGGGCGGTGCGGGGGCTGACCATTGTGCCCAGCAGCAGCGGCTACGAACCGGTGGTCCGGACGCTGCTTCAGGCGATCGAGTCGCCCCAGGGCAACCTGCCCCCGGCCCGGCCCCAAAAGATTGTGGTCAGCGATCGCGAAATTCAGTTTTACCTGCGCGGTGCCCTGCAGGGGCTCGACATCGCGATCGACTACGCCCCCGAGCTGCCCCTGATTGACGAACTGTTTAACGCCCTCCAGCAGTCCGCCGAGATGGCCGAGGCCGAGCTGCCCCCCCGCTACGCCGAGGCCATGATCGACAAGGCCATGGAAATTTGGGAGCTGGCCCCCTGGAACACCCTCAACGAGCAGCAGGTGCTGGCGGTCGAGCTGAATGCCTGGGACATTGACACCCTCTACGTGTCGATGCTGGGCATGGGCGGCGTGGAGTACGGTCTGCTGATGTACCGCTCCCTCGACTCGCTGAAGCAGTTTCGGCAGCGGGTGCTGATGGGGCAGCAGTCGTCCAAGCAGATGCAGGAGGCGTTTTTAGAGCAGGACTGCCTGTTTCTCAACTTTGAGCTGTTTGACGACGAGCCCTTTGGCGATGGGTTGCAGCCCGCGAGCTGGTTGGGCAATGCCCCCGAAGCCGTACAGCCCGACTTTGGCAGCATTCACCCCCTGGAGGGCATGCGCAGCCAGCTCGCCGACGAAGAGGGGGCCACCTTTTTGGTGGCGATGGAGGCGATTCAGCGCTTTGTCAGCCGTTACCGGGCCCAGCTCGAAAAGCCCCCCCTCAAAGCCCTCAAGGGCAGCTACAAAATTCCCAACCCGGAGCGTAACGGCAGCGCCTTGCCGCTGAAGGTGACGGTCAGAACCCTGCCCGATGTCACCGAAGAACTGATGGCCGAGACCGACCAGGCCCTGGACGGAGCCAGCGGCCCCACCGGACTGGTCAATTTCCCCGTGCTGCGCGACGACTACGTACCCGAAGGGGCAATCATCATCCTGACCCAGTTTCGACAGCAGCTGCTCGACAACCTGCGCCACGACCCGGCGGTGACCTTTCAGTCCCAGGGCACCCTCAAGATTCTCAAGGGAACCGCCGACGGGCCTGACTTGCCCGTGGTGCTGATTCAGACCTCGCGGCCCAAGGCCAAAACCCTGATTCAGCAGCTGCAGCAGGCCCAGGGGGTGCAGGCGGTGTGCTTTAACCCCGGCAGTGACCCCTTCAGCGGCGAAGCCTTTGAGCTGGGGCTGCTGCAAACCGGCGACGGCGAGCTGCACCTGTTCGCCGAGTACGAAACCACCGGCAGTACCGATCGCCGTCTGCTGGAGCGCTGGAATACCTGGCAGCACGACTGTAACGGGGCCTGCGCCGTGATCATCGCCAGCGGCATTACCGGCAACAGCAAGGGCAACCCCGCCATGAAGGACATTCTGGCGGTGTTTGAGGCCCGCTGCAAAACCCCCAAAGAGTTGAACCTGCCGCCGCTGATGCTTCAGTACGCGGCGGAGTGGGAGCTGGATTAGGGGGCGGAGCGGGCTGTGGGCGGTGCTGCAGGCGGTGGATCCCTGGGCTGTAGCGGTGCCTTTGTGGCCCTGGCCAGCGAGCGGTTTGAACCCCTCGTCGCCTTCTACAGCGCCCTGCTGGACCAGGAGGCCCGTCCCTACCAGCGCGATCGCTATGGGGAGTTTCAGCTGCCGGGGCTGAGGCTGGCGATTTTTAAGCCCAAAGCCGACCAGACTGCTCAATTTCAGGATCCCACCAGCGGCGGGTTCAGTCTCTGCCTGGAGGTGGTGGATCTGGCGGCGGCGATCGCTCACCTGACCGAGCTGGGCTATCCGCCCCCCGGCCCAGTCATGACCGCCTCCCACGGGCGCGAGGTCTACGCCTACGACCCCGATGGCAACCGCCTGATTCT contains:
- a CDS encoding DUF6930 domain-containing protein; translated protein: MTRLNRITLDRLKRLPRVASVWEGDRRSVGGFMDDEGGLRQRHSETSDCILWVDSSHGAVRGLTIVPSSSGYEPVVRTLLQAIESPQGNLPPARPQKIVVSDREIQFYLRGALQGLDIAIDYAPELPLIDELFNALQQSAEMAEAELPPRYAEAMIDKAMEIWELAPWNTLNEQQVLAVELNAWDIDTLYVSMLGMGGVEYGLLMYRSLDSLKQFRQRVLMGQQSSKQMQEAFLEQDCLFLNFELFDDEPFGDGLQPASWLGNAPEAVQPDFGSIHPLEGMRSQLADEEGATFLVAMEAIQRFVSRYRAQLEKPPLKALKGSYKIPNPERNGSALPLKVTVRTLPDVTEELMAETDQALDGASGPTGLVNFPVLRDDYVPEGAIIILTQFRQQLLDNLRHDPAVTFQSQGTLKILKGTADGPDLPVVLIQTSRPKAKTLIQQLQQAQGVQAVCFNPGSDPFSGEAFELGLLQTGDGELHLFAEYETTGSTDRRLLERWNTWQHDCNGACAVIIASGITGNSKGNPAMKDILAVFEARCKTPKELNLPPLMLQYAAEWELD
- a CDS encoding HesB/IscA family protein, producing the protein MAQATEQTRGILMSETALRHVKALQESQGNKALCLRVGVRQGGCSGMSYTMDFEDPTNINEHDEVYDYDGFQVICDKKSLLYLYGLMLDYSDALIGGGFQFTNPNAVQTCGCGKSFGA
- a CDS encoding VOC family protein, which encodes MGGAAGGGSLGCSGAFVALASERFEPLVAFYSALLDQEARPYQRDRYGEFQLPGLRLAIFKPKADQTAQFQDPTSGGFSLCLEVVDLAAAIAHLTELGYPPPGPVMTASHGREVYAYDPDGNRLILHQSSTQRF